From Vagococcus jeotgali, one genomic window encodes:
- a CDS encoding terminase small subunit yields the protein MKLTQKQQKFCDYYIQSGNAKEAAIKAGYSKKTAKETGYENLTKPHIKFYIDERLEEIKNERTADAQEVMEFLTSVMRGEVTEPVSILDGDGYQKVVDLKPSVQTRRAAAVDIGKRYALFTDKVDLQQGDIVIKVGEWDGD from the coding sequence GTGAAGCTAACTCAAAAACAGCAGAAGTTTTGTGATTATTATATTCAGTCAGGTAATGCGAAAGAAGCAGCAATAAAAGCTGGTTATAGTAAAAAAACAGCGAAAGAAACAGGCTACGAAAACCTCACAAAACCTCACATAAAATTTTATATCGATGAAAGGCTAGAAGAAATAAAAAACGAACGCACCGCAGACGCTCAAGAAGTTATGGAATTTCTAACTAGCGTGATGCGTGGTGAAGTGACTGAGCCAGTCAGCATTTTAGATGGTGACGGTTATCAAAAAGTAGTTGACTTAAAACCTAGTGTACAAACAAGACGAGCAGCAGCAGTGGATATTGGGAAACGTTACGCATTGTTCACCGATAAAGTTGATTTACAACAAGGGGATATCGTTATTAAGGTTGGTGAGTGGGATGGCGATTAA
- a CDS encoding IS30 family transposase encodes MVKIKNNTKTSSYKHLSLKERQLIEVWHNMGDSNREIGRRLGRHHQTISNELKRGTTTQIKENKKPKQLYFADTGQAKYIENRKRCGSKSKLVSAVDFINYACKQMIDFNWSPDAIVGFIKSLGTWDKPIVSTKTLYNYIDKGFLPVRNHHLKMKVRLSPKKKRSRQHKKALGKSIDERPSKIDSRQEFGHWEIDSVIGSKSKDDNALLTLVERKTRYMITVVLDDHTEESVSYAIKQLKYEFGRARFSSIFQSITADNGSEFSSLDDTLQQMTDIYFAHPYSSWERGTNERHNGLLRQFVPKGTPICHYSKQFIQLATEKVNLLPRKILDYRQPATLFLEEIQNLKIKTCW; translated from the coding sequence ATGGTGAAAATTAAGAATAACACAAAGACATCTAGTTATAAACATCTTTCCTTAAAGGAAAGGCAGCTTATTGAAGTTTGGCATAATATGGGAGACTCTAATAGAGAAATTGGTAGACGATTAGGCCGACACCATCAAACAATAAGTAATGAGCTTAAACGAGGAACGACCACGCAAATCAAAGAAAATAAGAAACCTAAACAACTCTATTTTGCTGATACGGGGCAAGCTAAATACATAGAAAACAGGAAACGCTGTGGTTCGAAATCTAAGCTAGTTAGTGCTGTTGATTTTATTAATTATGCTTGTAAACAAATGATAGACTTTAATTGGTCACCAGATGCAATTGTTGGCTTTATCAAGTCTTTAGGGACTTGGGATAAACCTATTGTTTCTACTAAGACACTTTATAACTATATTGATAAAGGTTTTTTACCAGTCAGAAATCATCATCTCAAGATGAAAGTTAGACTATCACCTAAAAAGAAAAGAAGTCGTCAGCATAAAAAAGCTCTTGGAAAATCAATTGATGAACGACCTAGCAAAATTGATTCTAGACAAGAGTTTGGTCATTGGGAAATAGACAGTGTCATTGGTTCAAAATCTAAAGATGATAATGCTCTACTTACACTTGTTGAAAGAAAAACTCGCTACATGATTACTGTTGTTCTAGATGATCATACTGAAGAGTCTGTTAGTTACGCTATTAAACAGTTAAAATATGAGTTTGGAAGAGCCCGATTTAGTAGCATATTTCAATCGATTACTGCTGATAATGGCAGTGAATTTAGCTCACTTGATGATACTCTGCAACAAATGACTGATATCTACTTTGCTCACCCTTATTCATCTTGGGAACGAGGAACAAACGAAAGACATAATGGTTTATTACGGCAATTTGTTCCGAAAGGAACGCCTATCTGTCACTACTCAAAGCAGTTCATACAACTGGCTACTGAAAAAGTTAATCTTTTGCCGCGTAAAATTTTAGACTATAGACAACCAGCAACATTATTTTTAGAAGAAATTCAAAATCTAAAGATCAAAACATGTTGGTAA
- a CDS encoding ISL3 family transposase — protein sequence MIFEKDWLTEATIRGRRSNIIRGRLTSPDRICPSCHQNTCVKNGTYTTKTQLPEFNRVTTYLELKRERYLCKECHTTFSADTALVDDYCHISKTLKYQIALDLKEDRSRKEIARFHHVSDNTVQRVLYDFTNHCLTNFQHLPKVLCVDEFKSTKSCQSGMSFICADAESKKIIDILPDRRLFSLIKYFLKYSRKERLKVKFLVMDMNANYGGLLKTIFPHAEIVTDRFHIIQHINRSFNQLRIKEMNQLKRYDNEEAKQYRRIKKYWKLFLKDSSQLSATTYSNYPLFNKSMTQVGVIEELLSYNSTIKIAYDYIQELKYAYETKDSDLFLELTHSISNELPKEFKAKFKTFRTFRQGVTNALNHSYSNGFLEGINNRIKAIKRTAYGYRNFLTFKRRIFLIQGQSFQFN from the coding sequence ATTATTTTTGAAAAAGATTGGTTAACTGAGGCTACTATTAGAGGTAGACGCTCAAATATAATAAGGGGAAGACTAACGTCTCCAGACAGAATATGCCCCTCTTGTCATCAGAATACGTGTGTTAAAAATGGTACTTATACTACTAAAACACAACTACCGGAGTTTAATAGGGTCACAACTTATTTAGAACTTAAAAGAGAACGATATCTATGTAAAGAATGCCATACAACATTCAGTGCTGATACTGCGTTAGTCGATGACTATTGTCATATATCGAAAACATTAAAGTATCAAATCGCCTTAGATTTGAAAGAAGATCGTTCAAGAAAAGAGATTGCTAGATTTCATCATGTTTCTGATAACACGGTACAACGTGTTTTATACGACTTTACCAACCACTGTCTAACCAACTTTCAACATCTACCAAAAGTACTATGTGTCGATGAATTTAAATCAACTAAGTCATGTCAATCTGGTATGAGCTTTATTTGTGCTGATGCTGAAAGTAAAAAGATTATTGATATTTTACCAGATAGACGCCTCTTCTCTCTTATTAAGTACTTCCTGAAATACTCCAGAAAAGAGCGGTTAAAAGTGAAGTTTCTCGTCATGGATATGAATGCCAACTACGGTGGCCTTCTTAAAACTATATTTCCACATGCAGAGATTGTGACAGATAGATTCCATATCATTCAGCATATCAATCGTTCTTTTAATCAACTAAGAATAAAAGAAATGAATCAATTAAAACGTTATGATAATGAAGAAGCAAAACAATACCGGAGAATAAAAAAATATTGGAAACTATTTTTAAAAGACTCTAGTCAATTAAGTGCCACTACATATAGTAATTATCCTCTTTTCAATAAAAGTATGACACAAGTTGGTGTCATTGAAGAACTTCTTTCCTATAACTCAACTATAAAAATCGCATATGATTATATACAAGAGTTAAAATATGCTTATGAAACAAAGGATTCAGACTTATTTTTAGAATTAACCCATTCTATCTCTAATGAGCTTCCTAAGGAATTTAAAGCCAAATTCAAAACATTCCGAACCTTCAGGCAGGGTGTTACCAATGCTTTAAATCATTCTTATTCAAATGGTTTTTTAGAAGGAATTAACAACCGAATCAAAGCTATCAAACGAACAGCCTATGGTTACCGAAATTTCTTAACTTTTAAGCGACGGATTTTCCTTATTCAAGGCCAATCATTTCAATTTAATTAA
- a CDS encoding ISNCY family transposase has translation MNETKKYQVIKAVAENKKQKKRASVELNLSIRQINRLVKSYRENGKSAFVHKNRGRKNKHSVPEKVKQQIITSYQSFSIKPNIRHFTEILKNDHHICYTDTTIRSILYKAKILSPKAQKKTKRRLKQLIKQEGQQTKQSENLLVPRAEDYLELPEKTHPSRPRKKYKGELIQLDASSYNWFGNQITHLHLAIDDASGNIVGAYFDQQETLNGYYHVLHQILTKQGIPATFLTDKRTVFEYNRKSTKAVEEDTFTQFGFACHQLGIDIKTSSIPQAKGRVERLNGTVQSRLPVDLEIANIHSIEEANQFLSVWIRKFNRQFGHKTAESVYETSPTTAEINLLLATVSHRIVDNGHHIKYQNKFYLPMEGSSDKYFTRKTKALIIKAFNGEIYVNIAEKIYPTRRLKTHETYSKEFDGVSSDIKKERRKYIPPQSHPWKLESFKRYLQSIDRTIEEYEAEKTA, from the coding sequence ATGAATGAAACCAAAAAGTATCAAGTTATTAAAGCTGTCGCTGAAAATAAAAAACAAAAAAAGAGAGCTAGTGTTGAACTTAATTTATCTATACGACAAATTAACCGTTTAGTGAAATCATACAGGGAAAATGGTAAATCAGCATTTGTCCATAAAAATCGAGGGAGAAAAAATAAGCACTCTGTGCCTGAAAAAGTAAAACAACAAATAATCACTAGTTATCAATCGTTTAGTATTAAACCAAATATTAGGCATTTTACTGAAATACTGAAAAACGACCATCATATCTGTTATACAGATACTACAATTAGAAGCATCCTGTACAAAGCAAAAATACTTTCACCAAAGGCTCAAAAAAAGACAAAAAGAAGACTCAAACAATTAATAAAGCAAGAAGGTCAACAAACCAAACAATCAGAGAACCTATTGGTTCCAAGAGCTGAAGACTACCTAGAACTCCCTGAAAAGACCCATCCTAGTCGACCTAGAAAAAAATACAAAGGAGAATTAATTCAATTAGATGCTAGTTCATATAATTGGTTTGGAAATCAAATAACTCATCTTCATTTAGCTATTGACGACGCATCAGGTAATATTGTTGGCGCTTATTTTGACCAACAGGAAACGCTCAATGGTTATTACCATGTTCTTCATCAAATTCTGACAAAACAAGGGATTCCTGCCACTTTTCTAACAGATAAACGAACCGTCTTTGAGTACAACAGAAAATCAACAAAAGCTGTAGAAGAAGATACGTTCACGCAGTTTGGGTTTGCTTGTCATCAATTAGGTATTGACATAAAAACATCCTCTATTCCTCAAGCGAAAGGTCGTGTAGAACGTTTAAATGGGACAGTGCAATCAAGATTGCCTGTTGATCTTGAGATAGCAAATATACATTCTATAGAGGAGGCTAATCAATTTCTATCTGTATGGATTCGAAAGTTTAATCGACAATTTGGTCACAAAACTGCAGAAAGTGTTTATGAAACTTCTCCTACAACAGCTGAAATTAATTTATTACTAGCTACTGTCTCTCATCGTATAGTCGATAATGGCCATCATATTAAGTATCAAAATAAATTTTATCTTCCAATGGAAGGTAGTAGCGACAAATATTTTACAAGAAAAACAAAAGCATTAATTATAAAAGCTTTTAACGGGGAGATTTATGTTAATATAGCAGAAAAAATTTATCCTACTAGACGATTAAAAACCCACGAGACCTATTCAAAAGAGTTTGATGGGGTTTCTTCAGATATAAAAAAAGAAAGACGCAAGTACATTCCACCACAGTCACATCCGTGGAAACTTGAGTCTTTCAAAAGGTATCTTCAAAGTATTGACCGTACTATCGAAGAATATGAGGCTGAAAAAACAGCCTGA
- the secG gene encoding preprotein translocase subunit SecG, with amino-acid sequence MYQFLLTVMLILSVLIIIAVIMQPSKQNSAASAFSGGASELFGKAKARGFEAFMKRATTVLGVAWVAVAIGLAFLSSK; translated from the coding sequence ATGTATCAATTCTTACTGACTGTAATGTTAATTTTATCCGTATTAATTATTATTGCAGTTATCATGCAACCAAGTAAACAAAACAGCGCTGCTAGTGCCTTTTCAGGTGGGGCAAGTGAATTGTTCGGTAAAGCAAAAGCACGTGGATTTGAAGCATTTATGAAAAGAGCAACAACGGTATTAGGTGTTGCTTGGGTAGCAGTGGCTATTGGTTTAGCCTTTTTATCCTCAAAATAA
- a CDS encoding alpha/beta hydrolase: MLKPESLYIKKSNKAVLIFHAYTGSPNDVRSLARKIEREGYSIYTPMFSGHGTQDPMNILNQTGDDWLSDAHEAMNFLVSEGHDDIAVFGLSMGGVYAMKLIESYPDIFVGGGSFSSPLVPDEMINIYPSFLKYCEYLYGQSGLAGIELANKIENIKEPLKKQMKEINQVTETVELSLHYVEKPIFLAQSGKDELINAQAVYKAASKLTHALVETHWYPNSTHVITISKDKFKFEKDVIHFIHQLPWK; the protein is encoded by the coding sequence ATGTTGAAACCAGAATCTTTATATATCAAAAAAAGCAATAAAGCAGTATTAATCTTTCATGCTTATACAGGTAGCCCCAATGATGTTAGGTCTCTAGCTAGGAAAATCGAGCGAGAAGGCTACTCAATATATACACCCATGTTTTCAGGACACGGAACACAAGACCCTATGAATATTTTGAACCAAACTGGAGATGACTGGCTAAGTGATGCTCATGAAGCGATGAATTTCTTAGTGAGTGAAGGTCATGATGACATTGCAGTATTTGGTTTATCCATGGGTGGTGTGTATGCGATGAAATTAATAGAATCTTACCCTGATATTTTTGTTGGGGGAGGATCATTTTCTTCTCCTTTAGTCCCAGATGAGATGATTAATATTTACCCAAGCTTTTTAAAATATTGTGAGTACCTTTATGGTCAATCAGGCTTAGCTGGTATTGAGCTAGCTAACAAAATAGAAAACATAAAAGAACCATTAAAAAAACAGATGAAAGAGATAAATCAGGTAACAGAAACGGTAGAACTATCTTTACATTATGTGGAAAAACCAATTTTTCTAGCTCAATCTGGAAAAGATGAGTTAATTAATGCTCAAGCTGTTTATAAAGCAGCAAGTAAATTGACTCACGCATTAGTTGAAACACATTGGTATCCAAATAGTACACATGTGATTACAATAAGTAAAGATAAGTTTAAATTTGAAAAAGATGTCATTCATTTTATTCATCAGTTACCTTGGAAGTAG
- the rnr gene encoding ribonuclease R, protein MEKTIKTNIIEAMASSKKKSFSIEELSEMLGLQKSDDFRELVQIIAQMEREKLVAFSQKGKVKLVAKKEALTGTFLANERGFGFIAIEGEESDVFVSKENTAYALNGDTVEVEILNPGNPVEDKGPEGRVTRIIERGFTQIVGIFTLFTESEQQETGLSGVVTPKDKKLGNYKVFTAPGGILPDDGSVVAVEVTHYPEEGYTNSFEGLIKQVIGHKNDPGMDILSIVLQLGIPTEFDNETIQEAEKLPDVVRAEDMEGRVDLRDKMIITIDGADAKDLDDAVTVKKLDNGNYFLGVYIADVTHYVTEGTSLDQEASDRATSVYLTDRVIPMLPRKLSNGICSLNPNVDRLAMACEMEINQEGHVVSHDIFETVIHSKARMTYDEVNEIIEGTNEETIAKYQEFVPMYHDMAELHHILEEMRMKRGAIAFEDREAYIVVDEEGRPVDIKLRTRKVAERLIESFMLAANETVAKTYTDLELPFIYRIHEHPKEEKIQRFLEFMTHFGIMVKGSKEQVSPKELQRVLDSVQGKPEEPVVSMMLLRSMQQAKYSEDPSGHYGLAAEDYTHFTSPIRRYPDLIVHRLIKSYQGKKVSDKLKQKWEDTIPEIADHSSKMERRAVEAERETDKLKKAEFMEDKVGEEFDGIITAITKFGMFVELANTVEGLIHVNQLTDDYYHFIENHMALVGERTGKVYKLGQKVRIKVIKADAETREIDFELLSSETLTDSIEVPTRDRKRKTRESSPRRKGKTSNQGNKEREDKNSNKKGKKPFYKSAKKKNKSKDRKK, encoded by the coding sequence ATGGAAAAAACAATTAAAACAAATATTATTGAGGCAATGGCTTCAAGTAAAAAGAAGTCATTTTCAATTGAAGAACTATCAGAGATGTTAGGACTACAAAAAAGTGATGATTTCAGAGAATTAGTACAAATTATTGCTCAAATGGAGCGTGAGAAATTAGTTGCCTTTAGTCAAAAAGGCAAAGTAAAATTAGTAGCTAAAAAAGAAGCTTTAACGGGGACATTTTTAGCCAATGAGCGTGGGTTTGGTTTCATTGCCATTGAAGGTGAGGAATCAGATGTCTTTGTTAGTAAGGAAAATACCGCTTATGCTTTAAATGGTGACACAGTTGAAGTGGAGATATTAAATCCTGGCAATCCGGTAGAAGATAAGGGGCCAGAAGGTAGAGTCACACGTATTATTGAACGAGGATTCACTCAGATTGTTGGCATATTTACCTTGTTTACTGAAAGTGAACAACAAGAAACAGGCCTATCAGGTGTTGTGACTCCTAAAGATAAAAAACTAGGAAATTACAAAGTGTTTACCGCTCCAGGTGGTATTTTACCAGATGATGGTAGTGTGGTGGCTGTGGAAGTGACGCATTACCCAGAAGAAGGGTATACTAACAGTTTTGAAGGTCTAATTAAACAAGTGATCGGTCATAAAAATGATCCAGGTATGGATATTTTATCAATCGTTTTACAATTAGGGATACCAACAGAATTTGATAATGAGACAATACAAGAAGCAGAAAAGTTGCCAGATGTTGTGCGAGCAGAAGATATGGAAGGTCGCGTTGATTTACGTGATAAGATGATTATTACTATTGACGGGGCTGATGCGAAAGATTTAGATGATGCCGTAACAGTTAAAAAACTAGATAATGGTAATTACTTCCTAGGTGTCTACATTGCAGATGTGACCCATTATGTTACTGAAGGAACGTCGCTTGATCAAGAAGCAAGTGATAGAGCAACAAGTGTGTACTTAACAGATAGAGTTATTCCAATGTTACCAAGAAAATTATCTAATGGTATTTGTTCACTAAACCCTAACGTGGATAGACTTGCTATGGCTTGTGAAATGGAAATTAACCAAGAAGGACACGTAGTTTCTCATGATATTTTTGAAACTGTGATTCACTCAAAAGCTCGAATGACTTATGATGAAGTTAATGAAATTATTGAAGGAACTAATGAAGAGACAATTGCGAAGTATCAAGAATTTGTTCCAATGTATCATGATATGGCTGAATTACATCATATCCTAGAAGAGATGCGTATGAAACGTGGTGCGATTGCTTTTGAAGATAGAGAAGCCTACATTGTTGTTGATGAAGAAGGACGACCAGTTGATATCAAACTGAGAACAAGAAAAGTAGCTGAGCGTTTGATTGAATCATTCATGTTAGCAGCCAATGAAACAGTAGCTAAAACTTATACCGATTTAGAGTTACCTTTTATTTACCGAATCCATGAACATCCAAAAGAAGAAAAAATCCAACGATTTTTAGAATTTATGACTCATTTTGGTATTATGGTCAAAGGTAGTAAGGAACAAGTCTCTCCAAAGGAATTACAAAGAGTACTAGATAGTGTCCAAGGAAAACCAGAAGAGCCAGTTGTGAGCATGATGTTACTTCGTAGTATGCAACAAGCTAAGTATTCTGAAGACCCAAGTGGTCATTATGGTCTAGCAGCTGAGGATTATACTCATTTTACTTCTCCTATTAGACGTTACCCAGATTTAATTGTTCATAGATTGATTAAATCTTATCAAGGTAAAAAAGTATCTGATAAGTTAAAACAAAAGTGGGAAGATACTATTCCTGAGATTGCTGATCACAGCTCGAAAATGGAGCGTCGGGCTGTTGAGGCTGAAAGAGAAACAGATAAACTTAAAAAAGCTGAATTTATGGAAGATAAAGTTGGAGAAGAATTTGATGGTATTATTACGGCAATTACCAAATTTGGAATGTTTGTTGAGTTAGCTAATACTGTCGAGGGCTTGATTCATGTGAACCAATTAACTGATGACTATTATCATTTTATTGAAAATCATATGGCTTTAGTTGGGGAGCGAACTGGTAAAGTTTATAAACTTGGACAAAAGGTAAGAATTAAAGTTATTAAAGCTGATGCAGAAACAAGAGAAATTGATTTTGAACTGTTATCTTCTGAAACGTTAACTGATTCAATCGAGGTACCAACGAGAGATAGAAAAAGAAAAACAAGAGAAAGTTCTCCAAGAAGAAAAGGAAAAACTTCTAATCAAGGAAATAAAGAAAGAGAAGATAAAAACTCCAATAAAAAAGGGAAAAAACCATTCTATAAATCGGCAAAAAAGAAAAATAAATCAAAAGATAGAAAAAAATAG
- the smpB gene encoding SsrA-binding protein SmpB yields the protein MPKGDGNLIAQNRKASHDYAILETFEAGIVLKGTEIKSIRQRKINLKDGFARVRDGELYLMNVHISPYEQGNIFNHDPLRTRKLLLHKKQIMKINNEMKNTGITLIPLKVYIKDGFAKVLLGLAKGKKQYDKREDLKRKDMNREINRMMRERQK from the coding sequence GTGCCTAAAGGTGACGGAAATTTAATTGCCCAAAATCGTAAAGCGAGTCATGATTATGCTATATTAGAGACGTTTGAGGCAGGTATTGTACTAAAAGGTACAGAAATAAAATCTATTAGACAACGTAAAATAAACTTGAAAGATGGTTTTGCAAGAGTTAGGGACGGGGAACTTTATTTAATGAATGTTCATATAAGTCCCTATGAACAAGGGAATATCTTCAACCATGATCCTCTGCGCACAAGAAAATTATTGCTTCATAAAAAACAAATTATGAAGATAAATAATGAAATGAAAAATACAGGAATAACACTAATTCCTCTTAAAGTTTATATAAAAGATGGTTTTGCCAAAGTGTTACTTGGTCTTGCTAAAGGTAAAAAACAGTATGATAAGCGGGAAGATTTAAAGCGTAAAGATATGAATCGTGAAATCAATCGAATGATGCGTGAGAGGCAAAAATAG
- the atpB gene encoding F0F1 ATP synthase subunit A, whose protein sequence is MEEQSWLFTIGGITFDGTVVIMTVLTCLLVFAIVYFCSRNLQMKPKGKQNVLEYIIDFVRGIVSDNVQKKEVAQYHLLAFTFFMFILVSNLLGLVIKITILPDDVTLWKSPTADPLVTLTLALTAIVLSNYYGIRKQGIKNYFVNSFMKPTAILLPIKLIEEFTNVLTLGLRLYGNIFAGEVLLSLIANLGASSPTKFILALPLEVIWQTFSLFIGAVQAFIFVTLMMVYISHKVETEEH, encoded by the coding sequence GTGGAAGAACAATCCTGGCTATTTACCATTGGTGGGATAACCTTTGACGGTACTGTTGTGATAATGACTGTATTAACATGTTTATTAGTATTTGCCATTGTCTATTTTTGCAGTCGTAACTTACAGATGAAACCTAAGGGGAAACAAAATGTCTTAGAGTACATTATTGATTTTGTAAGAGGAATTGTTTCAGATAACGTTCAGAAGAAAGAAGTAGCACAATATCATTTGTTAGCTTTTACATTCTTTATGTTTATTTTAGTTTCTAACCTTTTAGGTTTAGTGATTAAAATAACAATTTTACCAGACGATGTGACGTTATGGAAAAGTCCAACGGCAGATCCTTTGGTGACTTTAACACTTGCGCTAACTGCCATCGTGTTATCTAACTACTACGGTATTAGAAAACAAGGTATCAAAAATTATTTTGTGAATAGTTTTATGAAACCGACTGCAATTTTATTACCGATTAAGCTAATTGAAGAATTTACAAACGTTTTAACGTTAGGACTTCGTTTATACGGTAATATTTTTGCTGGAGAGGTTTTACTATCCTTGATTGCAAATCTAGGAGCAAGTAGCCCTACGAAATTTATCTTAGCTTTACCGCTTGAAGTCATTTGGCAGACCTTCTCATTATTTATTGGGGCTGTTCAAGCATTTATCTTTGTAACTTTAATGATGGTTTACATTTCACATAAAGTTGAGACAGAAGAACATTAA
- the atpE gene encoding ATP synthase F0 subunit C has protein sequence MQYLAAAIAVFGASIGAAYGNGKVISKTLESMTRQPELSGQLRSTMFIGVALIEAVPILGVVIALLLVFK, from the coding sequence ATGCAATACCTTGCAGCAGCAATCGCAGTATTTGGAGCTTCAATCGGAGCAGCTTACGGAAACGGGAAAGTCATTTCAAAAACTTTAGAATCAATGACACGTCAACCAGAATTATCAGGTCAATTAAGAAGTACAATGTTTATCGGGGTAGCCTTAATCGAGGCTGTACCAATTCTAGGTGTAGTTATTGCCTTATTATTAGTATTTAAATAA
- the atpF gene encoding F0F1 ATP synthase subunit B, which yields MINQLVIASSGQTTLSTILFVLVSFLVLLLALKKFAWGPVINMMDARENKIAGDIDNAEQSKLNAANLEKQRELELKEARTEAQSIIAQAKETAEKNAHHILIDAQDNAVRMKKQAKEDIRLERERMVEEAKNEVADLSIEIASKILKKELTASAHQELIQSSIEQLGADDNG from the coding sequence ATGATCAATCAATTAGTGATTGCAAGCTCTGGGCAAACTACGCTAAGTACAATCCTTTTTGTATTAGTATCGTTTCTTGTATTGTTATTGGCTTTAAAGAAATTCGCATGGGGACCTGTTATTAACATGATGGATGCCCGCGAGAATAAAATCGCCGGAGATATTGATAATGCAGAACAGTCAAAGCTAAATGCAGCTAATTTAGAAAAGCAAAGAGAATTGGAATTAAAAGAGGCTCGTACAGAAGCTCAAAGTATTATTGCTCAAGCAAAAGAGACTGCTGAAAAGAATGCACATCATATTTTAATCGATGCGCAAGACAACGCAGTACGTATGAAAAAACAAGCAAAAGAAGACATTCGTCTTGAACGTGAGAGAATGGTTGAAGAAGCTAAGAATGAAGTCGCTGATTTATCAATAGAAATCGCTTCTAAAATCCTTAAGAAAGAATTGACAGCTAGTGCACATCAAGAATTGATTCAATCAAGTATTGAACAGCTAGGGGCTGATGATAATGGCTAA
- the atpH gene encoding ATP synthase F1 subunit delta — MAKKFNVARTYGQALFDQAIQLKATSEVYQELLELREVYHQVPDLGEILTDDRLAVYEKVNIVKDLENSFSDVIAKFIHTIYDYGRMDDMLDIIDEYEHLFYKQFGIVVAVVTTAVALSLEQRHELEISLAKQFHASKVVLRTKLDPAIMGGMIVESEHQIIDQSVRTELNNIHAELLA, encoded by the coding sequence ATGGCTAAGAAATTTAATGTAGCAAGAACTTATGGACAAGCTCTATTTGATCAAGCCATTCAACTAAAGGCAACTTCTGAAGTTTATCAAGAGTTATTAGAACTAAGAGAAGTCTATCATCAGGTACCTGATTTAGGCGAGATTCTAACTGATGATCGTTTAGCTGTTTATGAAAAAGTAAATATTGTCAAAGATCTTGAAAATAGCTTCAGTGATGTGATTGCAAAGTTTATTCATACAATTTATGACTATGGTCGCATGGATGATATGCTGGATATTATTGATGAATACGAGCATTTATTTTACAAACAGTTTGGTATTGTGGTAGCTGTGGTAACAACAGCAGTAGCTTTATCTTTAGAACAAAGACACGAATTAGAAATAAGTTTGGCAAAACAATTTCATGCATCTAAAGTTGTATTAAGAACAAAATTAGATCCAGCTATTATGGGTGGAATGATTGTCGAATCAGAACATCAAATTATAGATCAAAGTGTACGTACAGAACTAAATAACATACATGCTGAACTATTAGCTTAA